From a region of the Chitinophaga caseinilytica genome:
- a CDS encoding GatB/YqeY domain-containing protein, which produces MSLEQTINTAMKTAMLAKAEAELRALRAIKAAVLVAKTAEGATGELTEADEQKMLQKLAKQRKDSIEIFRQQNRVDLAVKEEEELAVIERYLPKQLSEAELRAEVSAIIASVGASGPADMGKVMGAATKQLAGKADGKAISALVKELLTK; this is translated from the coding sequence ATGTCTTTAGAGCAAACGATCAATACCGCCATGAAAACCGCCATGCTGGCCAAAGCTGAAGCTGAGCTCCGTGCCCTGCGCGCCATCAAGGCCGCCGTGCTGGTGGCTAAAACCGCGGAAGGCGCCACTGGTGAGCTGACCGAGGCCGACGAGCAGAAGATGTTACAGAAACTGGCCAAGCAACGGAAAGACTCCATCGAGATCTTCCGGCAGCAAAACCGGGTAGACCTGGCCGTGAAAGAAGAAGAAGAACTGGCCGTGATCGAGCGTTACCTGCCCAAACAGCTGTCTGAAGCTGAACTACGCGCCGAGGTTTCGGCGATCATCGCATCCGTTGGCGCTTCCGGGCCTGCCGATATGGGCAAGGTGATGGGTGCCGCTACGAAGCAACTGGCCGGTAAGGCGGACGGGAAGGCGATTTCCGCACTGGTGAAGGAATTACTGACCAAATAA
- a CDS encoding N-acetylmuramoyl-L-alanine amidase has translation MNDAPQKVYPTGAFAIEVTLTEGGNEFVVKSKGPSGDSSSRSIWFTYNMPQAPQPVTTVNIASIQTFPEGNLTVAPGDIIQIRVKAITGGTVKVGDALTLRELPVGGSQQMRGIYQGTYTVQCADPLIQGRQLPVTLEYEGQQVRRSTPNIFTLRDPQAQPLIGKTTGDDPILKYGLGADRLGGARMGSLDTGVVLNITGKADGDYRVQLSKTLSAWIPQEFVKLQPQGTFPPSSLTGSWRVWGDEKFDYVSVALNTKLPYRTIQQTDPSRIVIDIFGATSNTNWITQLENTKEIKNVYYEQPEDDMLRVIIELKHTQHWGHQVYYNGSILTVKVKRPPAKPGLGDLTIAVDAGHGGRNLGAQGPTGVYEKEMALAVAVALQQALQREGARVIMTRVNDSYVDNGYRVVSYRDKDPDLLVSIHLNSSSDPIRIQGTSTYYKHIGFRPLSQHIYKRLLELGLKEFGNVGSFNFALNGPTEYPNVLVETLFLSNPEDEMRVLDPGFRREMAGKIVAGIKEFVAEGYAKAQ, from the coding sequence GTGAACGATGCGCCCCAGAAAGTATATCCCACCGGCGCTTTCGCCATAGAAGTGACACTGACAGAAGGCGGTAACGAATTCGTGGTGAAATCGAAAGGCCCCTCGGGCGACAGCTCCTCGCGTTCCATCTGGTTTACCTACAACATGCCACAGGCGCCGCAGCCGGTTACCACCGTCAACATCGCATCCATACAAACTTTCCCCGAAGGCAACCTCACCGTGGCCCCGGGCGATATCATCCAGATCCGCGTGAAAGCCATCACGGGCGGCACCGTAAAAGTCGGCGACGCGCTCACGCTGCGGGAATTGCCTGTTGGCGGCTCCCAGCAAATGCGGGGCATTTACCAGGGAACGTATACCGTGCAATGCGCCGATCCCCTCATCCAGGGCCGCCAGTTGCCGGTTACGCTCGAATATGAAGGGCAGCAGGTACGCCGGTCTACACCGAATATCTTCACGCTCCGCGATCCGCAGGCGCAGCCCCTCATCGGCAAAACTACCGGTGACGATCCCATTCTCAAATACGGTCTCGGCGCCGACCGCCTCGGCGGCGCGCGCATGGGCAGCCTGGATACCGGCGTGGTGCTCAACATCACCGGAAAGGCCGATGGCGATTACCGCGTTCAATTGTCCAAAACCCTCAGCGCCTGGATCCCGCAGGAATTCGTGAAACTGCAGCCGCAGGGAACGTTTCCGCCATCGTCGCTCACCGGCTCGTGGCGGGTTTGGGGCGATGAGAAGTTCGATTACGTGTCGGTTGCCCTGAACACCAAACTGCCGTACCGTACCATCCAGCAAACCGATCCTTCCCGCATCGTGATCGATATTTTCGGCGCTACGTCCAACACCAACTGGATCACGCAGCTGGAGAATACGAAGGAAATCAAGAACGTTTATTATGAACAGCCGGAAGACGATATGCTCCGGGTCATCATCGAATTGAAGCACACCCAGCACTGGGGGCACCAGGTATATTATAACGGCAGTATTTTGACGGTAAAGGTGAAACGTCCTCCCGCGAAGCCCGGCCTGGGCGATCTTACCATCGCTGTGGATGCCGGTCATGGCGGCAGGAATCTCGGTGCGCAGGGCCCCACGGGCGTCTACGAAAAGGAAATGGCGCTGGCGGTGGCCGTGGCCCTGCAACAGGCGCTCCAGCGCGAAGGGGCCCGCGTCATCATGACCCGCGTCAACGATTCTTATGTCGACAACGGCTACCGCGTGGTTTCTTACCGCGACAAAGACCCCGATCTCCTCGTGAGCATTCACCTCAATTCATCGTCTGACCCTATCCGGATCCAGGGCACAAGCACCTACTATAAGCATATCGGGTTCCGGCCACTGAGCCAGCATATCTATAAACGGCTGCTGGAGCTGGGTTTGAAGGAATTCGGGAACGTGGGGAGTTTCAACTTCGCGTTGAACGGGCCTACCGAATATCCCAATGTGCTGGTGGAAACGCTGTTCCTGAGCAATCCGGAAGATGAAATGCGGGTGCTGGACCCGGGGTTCCGGCGGGAAATGGCCGGAAAGATCGTGGCGGGGATCAAGGAATTTGTGGCGGAAGGCTACGCCAAAGCCCAATAA
- a CDS encoding glycosyltransferase produces MTALLIITLGLALLYGILMLSYLYGWARLKSFDPAAHAYTFDTKVSVIIPARNEESNIPQLLEALQQQSYPANLFEVIVVDDFSTDGTADAVRYFPATNVRLLRMADILSPEERLNSYKKKAIETAIATATGHLIVTTDADCVMGPKWLEAIVKCYETHKPRFIAAPVSYHKDNSFFKKLQSLDFMTMQGITGAVAYLQSGTMCNGANLAYEKQAFEEVGGFTGIDMIASGDDMLLMYKIYHAYPGSIHYLKSREAIVRTLPVDTVKGFMNQRIRWSSKADKYEDKRITRVLVIVYLWNVMLLLMAIVAIFTPALRMWLLWLMVYKIVLELLFLLPVASFFGKRSLLPWFIPGQPFHIIYVVLAGWLGKFGSYEWKGRQVQ; encoded by the coding sequence ATGACTGCCTTATTGATCATCACGCTCGGACTTGCTTTACTGTACGGTATTTTAATGCTGTCGTATCTTTATGGTTGGGCCCGGTTGAAAAGTTTCGACCCTGCCGCCCACGCCTACACTTTCGACACGAAGGTATCTGTCATCATACCCGCACGGAACGAGGAAAGTAACATCCCCCAGCTCCTGGAAGCCCTCCAGCAGCAAAGCTACCCCGCCAACCTGTTCGAAGTGATCGTGGTAGACGATTTCTCGACCGATGGAACGGCGGATGCCGTCCGCTATTTCCCCGCCACCAACGTCCGCCTCCTCCGCATGGCCGACATTCTCAGCCCGGAAGAGCGCCTCAATTCCTACAAGAAAAAAGCGATCGAAACGGCCATCGCCACGGCCACCGGCCACCTCATCGTGACCACCGACGCCGATTGCGTCATGGGCCCCAAGTGGCTGGAAGCCATCGTGAAATGCTACGAAACCCACAAGCCCAGGTTCATCGCCGCTCCCGTATCGTACCATAAGGATAATTCCTTCTTCAAGAAACTCCAGTCGCTCGATTTCATGACCATGCAAGGCATCACCGGTGCCGTGGCCTACCTGCAATCGGGCACCATGTGCAACGGCGCCAACCTCGCCTACGAAAAACAGGCCTTCGAAGAAGTGGGCGGCTTCACGGGTATCGACATGATCGCTTCGGGAGACGATATGCTGCTCATGTACAAAATTTACCACGCCTATCCCGGCAGCATCCACTATCTCAAATCGCGCGAGGCCATCGTGCGCACGTTGCCGGTAGATACCGTGAAAGGCTTCATGAACCAACGCATCCGCTGGTCGTCCAAAGCCGATAAATACGAAGACAAGCGCATTACCCGCGTGCTGGTGATCGTTTACCTCTGGAACGTCATGCTGCTGCTCATGGCCATCGTGGCCATTTTTACGCCGGCGCTGCGCATGTGGCTGCTGTGGCTCATGGTGTACAAGATCGTGCTGGAGCTGCTGTTCCTCCTTCCGGTGGCGTCGTTTTTCGGCAAACGCTCCCTGCTCCCGTGGTTCATTCCCGGGCAACCGTTCCATATTATTTATGTAGTGCTCGCCGGATGGCTGGGCAAATTCGGATCTTACGAATGGAAAGGGCGGCAGGTACAATAG
- a CDS encoding acyl-CoA dehydrogenase family protein, translated as MDTAVNSKAALKGAEFLVKDASPADVFIPEDFSEEQLMIKEMAETFIAREVTPVLDRLDKMEEGLMPSLLDKAGEQGLLGAAFPEELGGLGKDFITATLINEALGAGHSFSVAMAAHTGIGSLPILYFGTEAQKQKYIPKLATGEMKGAYALTEPNSGSDALSAKTTAKLTDDGKHYILNGQKIWITNSGFADVFTVFAKVDGEQFTAFIVEKGTPGFTLGPEEHKMGIKGSSTRQIYFQDAKIPAENVLGQIGKGHLIAFNILNIGRLKLCAATQGGAKGSINIAIQYAKTREQFKQPIANFGAIKHKLAEMAIRIWTCDSALYRTADLINQQEHELLAASKSFSEALLGAAEEYAVECAILKVLGSEVLDFVVDEGVQIHGGNGFSDEYVISKAYRDSRINRIFEGTNEINRLLTLDMTLKRAMKGKIDLMTPAMNVQKELMSIPDFGNDDESTYAAEKKVIANLKKAILLAAGAAAQKLMMKLESEQEILMNIADMAIETFACESALLRLIKLTEQKGEAAVALQADMVKTYITDAADRVHKSGRDAINGFAEGDEQRMMLLGLKRFTKTEPFNTKDARRRIADKLISDGRYTF; from the coding sequence ATGGATACCGCGGTTAATAGCAAAGCAGCCCTGAAAGGGGCGGAGTTCCTGGTGAAAGACGCATCCCCCGCAGACGTTTTCATCCCTGAAGATTTTTCGGAAGAGCAGCTGATGATCAAGGAAATGGCCGAAACCTTCATTGCCAGGGAGGTTACGCCGGTGCTGGACAGGCTGGACAAGATGGAGGAAGGCCTTATGCCTTCGCTGCTGGACAAAGCCGGCGAGCAGGGCTTGCTGGGAGCGGCTTTCCCGGAAGAGCTGGGAGGCCTCGGCAAAGATTTCATTACCGCAACCCTTATCAACGAAGCCCTCGGCGCAGGGCACTCCTTCTCCGTAGCCATGGCCGCCCACACCGGGATCGGCTCGTTGCCCATCCTTTATTTCGGCACAGAAGCACAAAAACAGAAATACATCCCCAAACTCGCCACCGGCGAAATGAAAGGCGCATACGCCCTCACCGAGCCCAACTCCGGATCGGACGCGCTGAGCGCCAAAACCACCGCCAAACTGACGGACGACGGGAAGCATTATATCCTGAACGGCCAGAAAATCTGGATCACCAACTCCGGGTTCGCTGACGTATTCACCGTTTTCGCGAAAGTCGACGGCGAACAATTCACCGCCTTCATCGTGGAAAAAGGCACACCAGGCTTCACGCTCGGGCCGGAAGAACATAAAATGGGCATCAAAGGCTCCTCCACCCGGCAGATTTATTTCCAGGACGCCAAAATCCCCGCAGAAAACGTGCTGGGGCAAATCGGCAAAGGCCACCTCATCGCCTTCAACATCCTCAACATCGGCCGCCTCAAACTCTGCGCCGCCACCCAGGGAGGCGCCAAAGGCAGCATCAACATCGCCATCCAGTACGCCAAAACCCGCGAACAATTCAAACAACCCATCGCCAACTTCGGCGCCATCAAACATAAACTCGCCGAAATGGCCATCCGCATCTGGACCTGCGATTCGGCCCTTTACCGCACGGCAGACCTCATCAACCAGCAGGAACATGAGCTGCTCGCCGCCAGCAAATCGTTCAGCGAAGCCCTCCTCGGCGCCGCAGAAGAATACGCCGTCGAATGCGCCATCCTGAAAGTACTCGGCTCCGAAGTGCTCGATTTCGTGGTGGACGAAGGCGTGCAGATCCACGGCGGGAACGGCTTCAGCGACGAATACGTCATCTCCAAAGCCTACCGCGATTCGCGCATCAACCGCATTTTCGAAGGCACCAACGAGATCAACCGCCTCCTCACGCTCGACATGACGCTCAAGCGCGCCATGAAAGGCAAGATCGACCTCATGACGCCCGCCATGAACGTGCAGAAGGAACTGATGAGCATCCCCGATTTCGGGAACGACGATGAAAGCACGTACGCCGCGGAAAAGAAAGTGATCGCCAACCTGAAAAAGGCCATCCTCCTCGCCGCCGGCGCCGCCGCACAGAAACTCATGATGAAACTGGAATCCGAACAGGAAATCCTCATGAACATCGCAGACATGGCCATCGAAACATTCGCCTGCGAAAGTGCGCTGCTCCGCCTCATCAAACTCACCGAACAAAAAGGCGAAGCCGCCGTTGCACTGCAGGCCGATATGGTAAAAACCTATATCACAGACGCGGCAGACCGTGTGCATAAATCCGGAAGGGACGCCATCAACGGCTTCGCCGAAGGTGATGAACAACGGATGATGCTCCTCGGCCTGAAACGCTTCACCAAAACCGAACCGTTCAATACCAAGGACGCCCGCCGCCGTATTGCCGACAAACTTATTAGTGACGGCAGATACACTTTTTGA
- a CDS encoding ABC transporter permease → MDAFTQQAWKRLRRNKGAVAGLAVISMALVIAVFAYVLAPDGTSFANRMVLEIGGQRPGFSVHMLSLQQSHAPEKEGFFHRLIYGETAADVMVPVKSWRFSNDSIIVDKYVDEATTAPERYSLAEVLYGRDSTIADPRAAKALVEKEHLRRKTFRLGTDKFGRDILSRLMVGTRVSLSVGCIAVLISLTIGILLGAIAGYFRGAADEAVMWLINVIWSMPTLLLVFAITLALGKGFWQVFIAVGLTMWVSVARIIRGQVMGLRELQFVEATRALGYGHTRTIVRHILPNILGPVMVVAAGNFATAIVVEAGLSFLGVGVQPPQPSWGLMIKENYNFIITHNPLLALAPGLAIMLLVLAFNLLGNGLRDALDVRGKI, encoded by the coding sequence ATGGACGCATTTACCCAACAGGCATGGAAGCGCCTGCGCCGGAACAAGGGCGCTGTGGCCGGATTGGCCGTCATTTCGATGGCGCTGGTCATTGCCGTGTTCGCGTACGTTCTCGCGCCCGACGGTACATCGTTCGCCAACCGCATGGTGCTGGAGATCGGCGGGCAAAGACCGGGTTTCTCCGTGCATATGCTTTCTTTGCAACAATCGCACGCGCCGGAAAAAGAAGGTTTCTTCCATCGCCTTATTTATGGTGAAACGGCGGCCGACGTCATGGTACCCGTGAAAAGCTGGCGTTTTTCCAACGATTCCATTATCGTCGATAAATATGTGGACGAAGCCACCACGGCCCCGGAGCGTTATTCGCTGGCCGAAGTGCTGTACGGAAGGGATTCCACGATCGCCGACCCCCGCGCCGCAAAGGCCCTGGTGGAAAAAGAGCACCTCCGCCGGAAAACTTTCCGGCTCGGTACCGATAAATTTGGGCGGGATATTTTAAGCCGCCTGATGGTGGGCACCCGCGTGAGCCTCAGCGTAGGCTGCATCGCGGTGCTGATCTCGCTGACGATCGGGATCCTGCTCGGCGCCATCGCCGGGTATTTCCGCGGCGCGGCCGATGAAGCCGTGATGTGGCTCATCAACGTGATCTGGAGCATGCCTACCCTGCTGCTCGTTTTCGCCATCACGCTGGCGCTGGGGAAAGGTTTCTGGCAGGTTTTCATCGCTGTGGGGCTTACGATGTGGGTGAGCGTGGCGCGCATCATCCGCGGGCAGGTCATGGGATTGCGGGAGCTGCAGTTCGTGGAAGCCACGCGGGCGCTGGGGTACGGGCATACCCGCACCATCGTCAGGCACATCCTGCCCAATATCCTCGGGCCCGTGATGGTGGTGGCGGCCGGTAATTTCGCCACGGCCATCGTGGTAGAGGCGGGACTGAGTTTCCTGGGCGTGGGGGTTCAGCCGCCGCAGCCGTCGTGGGGCCTCATGATCAAAGAGAACTACAATTTCATCATCACCCACAACCCCTTGCTGGCGCTCGCCCCCGGCCTCGCCATCATGCTGCTGGTACTGGCGTTCAACCTCCTGGGCAACGGCCTCCGCGACGCGCTCGACGTTCGCGGAAAAATTTGA
- a CDS encoding carboxymuconolactone decarboxylase family protein translates to MGQLVEEFDAYRSKMNEVILGKQNLVLNRLFNLDTNTYAEGALSVKTKELLGLVASMVLRCDDCIKYHLGKCHEQGVTTAELYEVFAVANIVGGTIVIPHTRRAAEYWEELINP, encoded by the coding sequence ATGGGCCAACTGGTAGAAGAGTTCGACGCTTACCGGAGCAAAATGAACGAAGTGATCCTGGGAAAACAGAACCTGGTGCTCAACCGGCTGTTCAACCTCGATACGAATACATACGCCGAAGGGGCGCTGTCCGTGAAAACGAAGGAATTGCTGGGGCTCGTGGCCTCCATGGTGCTGCGTTGTGACGATTGCATCAAATATCACCTCGGGAAATGTCATGAGCAGGGAGTTACCACGGCCGAACTGTATGAAGTTTTTGCAGTGGCCAATATCGTGGGCGGCACCATCGTGATCCCCCACACCCGTCGGGCAGCCGAATATTGGGAAGAACTGATCAATCCGTAA
- a CDS encoding 2-oxoacid:ferredoxin oxidoreductase subunit beta codes for MSTTTASPQPLTAKDFATDQEVRWCPGCGDYSILKQVQTIMPGLGIPRENIVIVSGIGCSSRFPYYMNTYGMHSIHGRATAIASGLKATRPELSVWIVTGDGDGLSIGGNHTIHLLRRNFDVNIMLFNNQIYGLTKGQYSPTSETNKVTKSTPYGSIDHPFNPMALAMGADATFVARSMDRDPKHLQEMLKRSHAHKGASFLEIYQNCNIFNDGAFEVFTEKSSKADNTIFVEQGQPLVFGAQKNLGVRLDGHKPVVVDLNDGQFSASDLWIHDEQDFGKAQILTRMFDDARIEGHLPRPFGVFYQIFRPTYEEIMGAQLEEAKAKRGPGSLDKLLAGNETWTIA; via the coding sequence ATGTCAACAACTACCGCTTCTCCGCAGCCTTTAACGGCCAAAGATTTTGCAACCGACCAGGAAGTCCGCTGGTGCCCGGGTTGCGGAGACTACTCCATATTGAAACAGGTGCAAACCATTATGCCCGGACTTGGCATTCCCCGTGAAAACATCGTGATCGTATCCGGTATCGGATGTTCTTCGCGTTTTCCTTATTACATGAACACGTACGGCATGCACTCGATCCACGGGCGCGCCACGGCCATCGCTTCCGGGTTGAAGGCTACGCGCCCCGAGCTGAGCGTATGGATCGTAACGGGCGACGGCGACGGGCTTTCCATCGGCGGCAACCATACCATCCACTTGCTGCGCCGTAATTTCGACGTGAATATCATGTTGTTCAACAACCAGATTTATGGTTTGACGAAAGGACAATATTCCCCGACTTCGGAAACCAATAAAGTGACGAAGAGCACGCCCTACGGCAGTATCGACCATCCGTTCAACCCGATGGCGCTGGCCATGGGCGCGGATGCGACGTTCGTAGCGCGCAGCATGGACCGCGATCCCAAGCACCTCCAGGAGATGCTGAAGCGCAGCCATGCGCACAAGGGCGCTTCGTTCCTGGAGATTTACCAGAACTGCAACATCTTCAACGATGGCGCGTTTGAAGTATTCACCGAAAAATCGAGCAAGGCCGACAATACGATCTTCGTGGAACAGGGCCAGCCGCTGGTGTTTGGCGCGCAGAAGAACCTGGGTGTACGGCTGGACGGGCATAAGCCGGTGGTGGTAGACCTGAATGATGGTCAGTTCAGCGCTTCCGACCTGTGGATCCACGACGAGCAGGATTTCGGCAAGGCGCAGATCCTCACCCGCATGTTCGACGACGCCCGGATCGAAGGGCACCTGCCCCGTCCGTTCGGCGTGTTCTACCAGATTTTCCGTCCTACTTACGAAGAGATCATGGGCGCCCAGCTGGAAGAAGCGAAGGCAAAACGTGGTCCCGGCAGCCTGGACAAGCTCCTGGCCGGCAACGAAACCTGGACGATCGCATAG
- a CDS encoding terpene synthase family protein: MQTLQLPQIFCPFPSMLNPFAKEAEKHTAEWAARYELVKSEKARERFNRARFAMLSSRAFPTAGRFELCIAAEFNTWLFLLDDKNDESMFGKVDYLQMVHSFVSQILRNSTVVAPEEGMALAGGFADLWKRMRRLGSPAWQQRFVKSMTDYLDACLWEVENRIAHKAPSVADYIEKRPYTGALYADIELIEILENIYLPDEVRNHDIVQQLSLACNNVVCWANDLFSFDKERRQGDVHNLVVVLKEERSLSLESAVAEAARMHDEEVRRFITLSESIPNFGEEVNEELLRYVGVLKAWMRANLDWSFGDTARYRMHIRETASGNWLISRI, translated from the coding sequence ATGCAAACACTCCAATTGCCGCAGATTTTCTGCCCGTTCCCTTCTATGCTCAACCCCTTCGCCAAGGAAGCCGAAAAACACACCGCCGAATGGGCCGCGCGGTACGAGCTGGTGAAATCCGAAAAAGCCCGCGAACGCTTTAACCGCGCGCGTTTCGCCATGCTTTCCTCCCGGGCGTTCCCCACAGCTGGCCGCTTCGAATTGTGCATCGCCGCGGAATTCAACACCTGGCTGTTTTTGCTGGACGACAAGAACGACGAGTCCATGTTCGGCAAGGTCGACTACCTCCAGATGGTGCATTCGTTCGTGAGCCAGATCCTGCGCAACAGCACCGTGGTGGCGCCGGAAGAAGGGATGGCCCTGGCCGGCGGATTCGCCGATCTCTGGAAGCGCATGCGCCGCCTCGGCAGCCCCGCATGGCAGCAGCGCTTCGTGAAAAGCATGACCGATTACCTGGATGCATGCCTCTGGGAAGTGGAAAACAGGATCGCCCACAAAGCCCCGTCCGTCGCCGATTACATCGAAAAACGCCCTTACACCGGCGCGCTGTATGCAGACATCGAGCTCATCGAGATCCTGGAAAACATCTACCTGCCCGACGAAGTGCGCAACCACGACATCGTGCAGCAACTTTCCCTCGCCTGTAATAACGTGGTGTGCTGGGCCAACGATCTTTTTTCGTTCGACAAGGAGCGCCGCCAGGGCGATGTCCATAACCTGGTGGTGGTACTGAAGGAAGAGCGTTCCCTTTCGCTGGAATCCGCCGTGGCGGAGGCTGCGCGCATGCACGACGAGGAAGTGCGCCGGTTCATCACATTAAGCGAGTCCATTCCGAATTTCGGGGAAGAGGTGAACGAAGAGTTGCTGCGCTACGTGGGCGTCCTCAAAGCCTGGATGCGCGCCAATCTCGACTGGAGCTTCGGCGACACGGCCCGCTACCGCATGCACATCCGCGAAACCGCCAGCGGGAACTGGCTCATCTCACGGATATGA
- the gldC gene encoding gliding motility protein GldC, whose product MTKKSTIQIQVALDEQKVPESIEWTATDSTADRMNKAKAMMVAFWDGTDRTALRIDLWTKEMMVDEMADFFYQTLMTMADTYQRATPWADQANDMRAFAADFYKKFEEKLKNQNQ is encoded by the coding sequence ATGACGAAAAAATCTACCATCCAGATACAGGTGGCGCTCGATGAGCAGAAAGTGCCGGAATCGATCGAATGGACGGCCACCGACAGCACGGCCGACCGCATGAACAAAGCCAAGGCCATGATGGTGGCATTTTGGGACGGCACGGACCGTACAGCGCTCCGCATCGACCTGTGGACAAAGGAAATGATGGTGGACGAGATGGCAGATTTCTTCTACCAGACCCTCATGACCATGGCCGATACTTACCAGCGCGCTACGCCCTGGGCTGATCAGGCGAACGATATGCGTGCCTTTGCCGCCGATTTCTACAAGAAATTCGAAGAAAAACTCAAAAATCAAAACCAGTAA
- a CDS encoding glycosyltransferase, protein MRIAVNALPLIEDSPADTGNVSTEMLVRLARLHPDVEFVLIANQAWLPADPLPLNVQVAVLKPFIKGKTGRFIWRRYQWPKMVKKLKADKVLYFNDILPIPFDVESYLVMSRTGILPFGATTDENIRRFKKVFVFSDFVKEQLTNRFPRLADRIEFLTPGGSEAYIPLNWEEREEVKREYADGMEYYLAVGSIDPANNIIPLLKAFSMLKKRLRSSIKLVLAGRATPEGEDIVQALQTYKFRQDVIWVQDADQATLARLTGGAYAIVHTAGADGLAVPILAGQKCQVPAVALYAGASPEAGRDAALNSVPDDVTDLSEKMSALYKDEMLRSRLLNHMARVPSWDDAAETLGQIVTS, encoded by the coding sequence ATGCGAATAGCCGTGAATGCGCTTCCCCTTATCGAGGATTCTCCAGCCGATACCGGGAATGTGTCTACAGAAATGCTGGTCCGCCTGGCCAGGCTGCACCCCGACGTGGAATTTGTGCTCATCGCCAACCAGGCCTGGCTGCCCGCCGACCCCTTGCCGCTGAATGTGCAGGTAGCGGTATTAAAACCTTTCATCAAAGGGAAAACCGGCCGGTTTATCTGGCGCCGGTACCAATGGCCGAAAATGGTGAAAAAGTTGAAAGCCGATAAAGTATTGTATTTCAACGATATATTGCCGATCCCCTTCGATGTGGAGTCTTATCTCGTCATGTCGCGGACGGGTATTTTGCCTTTTGGCGCTACGACAGACGAGAACATCCGCCGGTTCAAAAAGGTGTTCGTGTTCTCCGATTTCGTGAAAGAGCAGCTGACCAACCGCTTCCCGCGGCTGGCAGACCGGATCGAGTTCCTCACACCGGGTGGGAGCGAGGCTTATATACCGCTCAATTGGGAAGAAAGGGAAGAAGTGAAGCGGGAATACGCCGACGGGATGGAATATTACCTCGCCGTGGGCAGTATCGACCCTGCCAATAACATTATTCCCCTCCTGAAGGCTTTTTCCATGCTGAAGAAGCGCCTCCGGTCGAGCATCAAGCTGGTACTGGCGGGGCGGGCGACGCCGGAAGGGGAAGACATCGTGCAGGCATTGCAGACATACAAATTCCGGCAAGACGTGATCTGGGTGCAGGATGCAGACCAGGCCACGCTGGCCCGGCTGACGGGCGGGGCCTATGCGATCGTGCATACCGCGGGGGCCGACGGGCTGGCGGTACCGATCCTGGCGGGACAGAAATGCCAGGTGCCGGCCGTGGCGCTGTATGCCGGCGCGTCTCCCGAAGCGGGGCGCGACGCTGCGCTGAATTCCGTGCCGGACGACGTGACCGACCTGTCTGAAAAGATGAGCGCCCTGTACAAGGATGAAATGCTGCGCAGCAGGCTCCTCAACCATATGGCCCGCGTTCCCAGCTGGGACGATGCGGCCGAAACCCTCGGGCAGATCGTCACTTCCTGA
- a CDS encoding alpha/beta hydrolase, translating to MEFNLTYLDSTFTGIKTGDGPDLLICFHGFGESASHFRCMEAGLGNIFTIVALDMPFHGNTVWKEGRPMEKRDLVALTEKILERTGKQTFSLLGYSMGGRLALCIVERMADRIRHLVLAAPDGLKNNPWHMFATRTILGNRIFSYNTRNPALFFRLLKLWRRFGLLNESVYKFALHRMDRLDKRQLVYNVWTIMRRMLPRKQMCKRLMAQSGIDTLLIFGRYDRVIPPVIGEKFDDGSFPCKLLVIDKGHQLITESLGFIIRNNISTK from the coding sequence ATGGAGTTCAATCTTACATATCTCGACAGTACTTTCACCGGTATAAAAACCGGCGACGGGCCGGATCTGCTGATCTGTTTCCATGGTTTCGGGGAGAGCGCCTCGCACTTTCGTTGTATGGAAGCGGGTTTAGGCAATATCTTCACTATCGTTGCGTTAGATATGCCCTTTCACGGGAATACGGTCTGGAAAGAAGGCCGGCCTATGGAAAAACGGGACCTTGTGGCATTGACGGAAAAAATATTGGAACGCACCGGCAAACAAACCTTCTCCCTCCTGGGTTATAGTATGGGCGGAAGATTGGCCCTTTGCATCGTAGAGCGAATGGCGGACCGGATCAGGCACCTGGTGCTGGCGGCGCCCGACGGGTTGAAGAACAATCCATGGCATATGTTTGCCACCAGGACCATATTGGGAAACCGGATCTTTTCGTACAATACCCGCAATCCTGCGCTATTCTTCCGGCTGCTGAAACTCTGGCGGCGATTCGGCCTTTTGAACGAAAGCGTCTACAAATTTGCCCTCCACCGGATGGACCGGCTTGATAAGCGGCAGCTGGTCTATAATGTATGGACCATCATGCGGCGGATGCTGCCCCGCAAGCAAATGTGCAAGCGCCTCATGGCGCAATCCGGGATAGACACCCTGTTGATTTTCGGCAGGTACGACCGCGTTATCCCCCCCGTCATCGGCGAAAAGTTCGACGACGGCTCCTTTCCGTGCAAGCTGCTGGTCATCGACAAAGGTCATCAGCTCATCACGGAATCTTTGGGTTTTATCATCAGAAATAACATTTCGACAAAGTAG